A genome region from Archaeoglobus fulgidus DSM 4304 includes the following:
- a CDS encoding restriction endonuclease, translated as MRLKKEDSILKIFIREDFPYFVDKFLNDTLPAAAYYSKDGELCQIHVSKHFFENEEPEYFIPDRLPARKYVFTFGKESTTPKICVDSHKDFNSIMLSGFEFNEMMIIERADGGEIEYYDRYRIREDFLSEWVENGWFTDFGRSIVESVYFKKKLYFYVSSESYDFSSIEEFEEVFSKYLERMDYKVVKSARKGKFSVVDATKNGKKEKFLLVKPDYEDDSDSISKEELESVTKRIRKNLRIIMDYEDDLSEDAMKWAREQGIEVKTIDEFMKEFMLREWEENDRIAAEDPEFWEDVIRDIFGG; from the coding sequence ATGAGGCTGAAAAAAGAAGACTCCATACTGAAAATATTCATAAGAGAGGATTTTCCGTACTTTGTTGACAAGTTTTTGAACGATACGTTGCCAGCAGCTGCGTACTACTCCAAAGATGGTGAACTTTGTCAGATACACGTTTCCAAGCACTTTTTTGAAAATGAGGAACCTGAATACTTCATCCCTGATAGGCTACCAGCAAGAAAGTACGTTTTTACATTTGGAAAAGAGAGTACAACCCCAAAAATTTGTGTTGACAGCCATAAAGATTTCAACTCAATAATGCTCAGCGGGTTCGAATTTAACGAGATGATGATAATAGAGCGTGCTGATGGGGGAGAGATTGAATACTACGATAGGTACAGGATTAGAGAGGATTTTCTTAGCGAGTGGGTAGAGAATGGATGGTTTACTGACTTTGGAAGGTCTATCGTAGAAAGCGTGTACTTCAAAAAGAAGCTTTACTTTTACGTCTCCAGCGAAAGCTACGATTTCAGCTCCATAGAAGAGTTTGAGGAGGTCTTTTCGAAGTATCTGGAGAGGATGGATTATAAGGTTGTGAAGTCAGCCAGAAAGGGGAAGTTCTCAGTAGTTGACGCCACCAAGAATGGGAAGAAGGAGAAGTTTCTGCTGGTAAAGCCAGATTACGAGGATGATTCAGACAGCATCTCCAAGGAAGAGCTGGAGAGTGTAACGAAGAGGATAAGGAAAAACTTACGCATAATTATGGATTACGAAGATGATCTATCGGAGGATGCCATGAAGTGGGCCAGAGAGCAAGGGATAGAGGTAAAAACGATAGACGAGTTCATGAAAGAATTCATGCTCAGGGAGTGGGAGGAAAACGATAGAATCGCCGCTGAAGATCCTGAATTCTGGGAGGATGTGATTAGAGATATCTTTGGAGGCTGA
- a CDS encoding DUF499 domain-containing protein, which yields MVTGEVPSLKKAILESKIVFDDELVRIASDPNANVNDAIFEVEFSNFLSGNAHPDYLDPARFYKKTHFTEDAKNILKRVLSRVTYDSDESYAIILDTTFGGGKTHTLIGIYHLFKNRDVAINFHEIKQILKDLGIPAIPDVEIVAIDGHNIDPDENLWNVIGRQLGDETLASRKSPPTAQEIENAIRKVGKPVVFLIDELVIYISKILDSEARIAQNKGFIHSLFVATEATKTSIVILTIPESEAYKKESEILRDITAIAERGATKIAPVAKEDIIRILKKRFVKEVDEKYARAAAKALTTFTQQNSVLARLLVRKGCLSATHLTQNLWRRYFLAE from the coding sequence ATGGTTACAGGTGAAGTTCCATCACTCAAAAAAGCAATTCTTGAAAGCAAGATTGTATTCGATGATGAACTTGTGAGGATTGCATCAGATCCTAACGCAAATGTGAATGATGCGATTTTTGAGGTAGAGTTCTCAAATTTCCTGAGTGGAAATGCCCATCCTGACTATCTCGATCCTGCGAGGTTTTACAAGAAAACGCATTTCACAGAGGATGCGAAAAACATTTTGAAGAGAGTTTTATCGAGGGTTACATACGATTCTGATGAATCCTATGCAATTATCCTCGATACAACCTTTGGTGGAGGTAAAACACATACACTCATTGGAATCTACCATCTTTTCAAAAACAGGGATGTGGCAATAAACTTCCACGAGATAAAGCAGATTCTCAAGGATCTCGGAATTCCAGCAATTCCAGATGTTGAAATTGTTGCAATTGACGGCCACAATATCGATCCAGATGAGAATCTCTGGAATGTGATTGGCAGACAGCTTGGTGACGAAACACTTGCCTCCAGAAAATCCCCTCCAACCGCTCAGGAGATAGAAAATGCAATAAGAAAGGTTGGAAAACCTGTAGTATTCCTGATTGATGAGCTTGTGATTTACATTTCAAAAATACTTGATAGCGAAGCAAGAATTGCCCAGAATAAGGGTTTCATTCACTCACTTTTTGTTGCAACTGAGGCAACCAAAACATCCATTGTAATTCTTACAATTCCAGAAAGCGAAGCTTACAAGAAGGAATCCGAAATTCTAAGAGATATAACGGCCATTGCTGAAAGAGGAGCAACCAAAATCGCACCTGTTGCAAAAGAGGATATAATCCGAATACTGAAAAAGAGATTTGTAAAGGAAGTGGATGAAAAATACGCAAGGGCTGCAGCAAAAGCTTTAACGACCTTTACGCAACAAAACTCGGTATTGGCGAGGCTGTTAGTGAGGAAAGGCTGTTTGAGTGCTACCCATTTAACCCAGAACTTGTGGAGGAGATATTTTTTGGCAGAATAG
- a CDS encoding ATP-binding protein has translation MEEIFFGRIGMYEDFQRTRGILQIMARVIVNLLRHAEEIPETTMFISAGEIDLSYPELMRKLTDRIFGANLIRLFK, from the coding sequence GTGGAGGAGATATTTTTTGGCAGAATAGGCATGTACGAGGATTTCCAGAGAACGAGAGGTATACTCCAGATAATGGCGAGAGTTATTGTAAATCTGCTAAGACATGCAGAGGAGATTCCTGAAACCACGATGTTCATTTCTGCTGGAGAGATTGATCTCTCATATCCTGAGCTAATGAGAAAGCTTACAGATCGCATATTCGGGGCGAACTTGATCAGGTTGTTCAAATAG
- a CDS encoding ATP-binding protein, producing the protein MIDYEEVFRIYAHLKRSKEYESEAEDVVAREAFSRIFSQMLSITAPNRNSVVLLFPVAGGIPSFMSDVKELIACEKLKKERSKDKEFLKELKAIQERIYAKTAQKLINLYSYAGFFRKNDQVIGQLSPLTYDEKAKYTERIFEELERKWGKVLSSASEDYIYGVMGKEKDYIKLSELINTIANSTGYPFVPAKYLKGSIKELVKAGEIAVYRGEICDPEEVDLRKSEEIVKSLKLGIELGEIRDSDYVVKKEFAEELLGAAKRKRADEAANRILEVLGDRNYAEISSIESELPDLSRKDIVDAVKRSQRLELYGGDISLIRKVEEGAELSESEKEEILSGFNAEHGEFIFKKEYAEGIKNKIRTVEWEPPEISEDEERKGEEIKVSDLIERFEDFEGRRVKRIKVKGSGSNSLKEDALNLGGAVPFLNLKGKIAVDLKGRVFFKCSSELEKAGIIEEILRKIAELDSNPEYSVELEIDAEVNDDFRIFAEQLTSTKSEKTLVVE; encoded by the coding sequence GTGATTGATTACGAGGAAGTGTTCAGAATTTATGCTCACCTTAAAAGATCGAAGGAGTATGAGAGTGAGGCTGAAGATGTAGTTGCCAGGGAAGCCTTCAGCAGAATTTTCTCCCAAATGCTATCAATTACTGCTCCAAACAGAAATTCGGTTGTACTTCTCTTCCCAGTTGCAGGGGGAATTCCCTCATTCATGAGTGATGTGAAGGAGCTGATTGCTTGCGAGAAACTCAAGAAGGAGAGATCGAAAGATAAGGAGTTCCTCAAGGAGCTAAAAGCAATTCAGGAAAGAATCTATGCCAAGACCGCTCAGAAATTGATAAACCTCTACTCCTATGCAGGATTTTTCCGAAAGAACGATCAGGTGATAGGGCAACTCTCGCCGCTAACCTACGATGAGAAGGCGAAATACACTGAAAGGATTTTCGAGGAGCTTGAAAGGAAATGGGGGAAGGTTCTGAGTTCTGCAAGTGAGGATTACATTTACGGAGTTATGGGCAAGGAAAAAGACTACATAAAACTCTCAGAGCTTATAAACACGATAGCAAACTCAACAGGTTATCCGTTTGTTCCTGCAAAATATCTGAAGGGGAGCATTAAGGAACTGGTAAAGGCTGGAGAAATTGCAGTATACAGGGGGGAGATATGCGATCCTGAAGAGGTTGACCTCAGGAAAAGTGAAGAAATCGTCAAGAGTCTGAAACTTGGTATTGAGCTTGGCGAGATAAGGGATTCAGACTATGTTGTTAAGAAGGAGTTTGCTGAAGAGCTTTTAGGGGCTGCAAAGAGGAAGAGAGCAGATGAAGCTGCTAACAGAATTCTTGAGGTTCTTGGAGATAGAAATTACGCTGAAATCTCCTCCATCGAGTCTGAACTCCCAGATCTGAGCAGAAAAGATATTGTGGATGCTGTTAAGAGATCCCAGAGGCTTGAACTTTATGGCGGGGATATTTCACTGATCAGGAAAGTTGAGGAGGGGGCTGAGCTAAGCGAAAGCGAGAAGGAAGAAATTCTATCTGGATTTAATGCTGAACATGGTGAATTCATTTTCAAAAAGGAGTATGCTGAGGGGATCAAAAATAAGATCAGAACTGTTGAGTGGGAACCTCCTGAAATTTCAGAGGATGAAGAGAGGAAAGGTGAAGAGATTAAGGTAAGCGACCTCATAGAAAGATTTGAGGATTTTGAAGGCAGGAGGGTGAAGAGAATCAAGGTAAAAGGAAGCGGATCGAATAGCCTTAAAGAGGATGCTCTTAATTTGGGAGGAGCAGTACCGTTCCTCAACTTAAAAGGTAAAATTGCAGTTGATTTGAAAGGCAGGGTATTTTTCAAATGCTCATCAGAGCTTGAAAAGGCAGGCATAATTGAAGAAATACTGAGGAAAATAGCAGAGCTTGACAGCAATCCAGAATATTCTGTTGAGCTTGAAATTGATGCAGAGGTTAATGATGATTTCAGAATATTTGCAGAGCAACTTACTTCAACAAAATCTGAGAAAACACTCGTGGTGGAATAA
- a CDS encoding type II toxin-antitoxin system RelE family toxin: MFRVVVHRKATQELKRLKKAHLKKFGVLLETLKTDPIPWKRFDVKKIEGEENTYRIRIGDFRVIYFLDKPTKTVHILKVERRGKVYD; encoded by the coding sequence GTGTTTAGGGTTGTAGTTCACAGGAAAGCAACTCAAGAGCTGAAACGTCTTAAAAAAGCTCATTTAAAGAAATTTGGTGTACTTCTGGAAACGCTCAAAACAGATCCAATTCCTTGGAAAAGATTCGATGTTAAAAAGATTGAAGGCGAGGAGAACACTTACCGTATCAGAATTGGAGATTTCAGAGTGATTTACTTTCTCGATAAGCCAACCAAAACGGTTCACATCTTAAAAGTTGAAAGAAGAGGAAAGGTTTACGATTAA
- a CDS encoding DUF1156 domain-containing protein produces the protein MKLLIEEFIPVEEISEEAKKEKLGNAKPPIFSLHYWWARKPLITARAAVLGALISKENLPMIVGNGDLKTNLLRILRIPKDINEGPRAHTQDPPAEYLKEAIIKTWGEIPTVLDPFAGGGSIPFEALRLGCNAVAVDYNPVAYLILKETLEYPKKYGMKLIL, from the coding sequence ATGAAGTTGCTGATTGAAGAGTTCATTCCCGTTGAAGAAATAAGTGAGGAAGCGAAGAAAGAAAAGCTCGGAAATGCCAAACCCCCTATCTTCTCCCTCCACTACTGGTGGGCGAGAAAGCCGTTGATTACTGCAAGGGCTGCGGTTCTTGGAGCTTTAATCTCAAAGGAGAATTTACCGATGATAGTTGGTAATGGGGATTTAAAAACCAATTTACTGCGCATTCTGAGAATACCCAAAGATATCAACGAAGGGCCAAGGGCCCACACACAGGATCCTCCAGCCGAATACTTGAAGGAGGCAATAATCAAAACGTGGGGTGAAATTCCCACAGTTCTCGATCCTTTCGCAGGTGGAGGTTCGATTCCCTTCGAGGCTTTGAGGTTAGGCTGTAACGCTGTTGCTGTGGATTACAATCCCGTCGCATATTTAATTTTAAAAGAAACCCTTGAATATCCGAAAAAGTATGGAATGAAGCTAATACTATGA
- a CDS encoding DUF1156 domain-containing protein produces MPSDEDLKAFEEAEKELKKSWFRFYREGLIPDGEMPRDYRFTLYLPKHYQLFNPRQLLLMVKFAEKAKRIVNEIAERDEEYAKAMGVYLSAIIAKHVDRNCRGTTWDSGYEVISSMFGKRRPSMMWDHTEVNPFVKSSGTLINNINDVLNALKYSIEKLSSTQATIEIINESTASWKPQRKFKIIVTDPPYYDDTPYGEVSEVFYIWHKRIVGHLFEKESKYFRNDRVETSEELDVGGNRDKEFFNNLFIKTMQNVHDLLDDDGILVLFFAHKSPEAWYFVLEALRQAGFNITATFPIHTESTESVVARGKKSIYHSLIITARKRKEEKTGIIEEILPEIEEKIYQRADELEKYGLKGSDLLVAAMGVALEVLTSYSEIKSYSGKITAKSAIEIAQTVMARYITRKMIGEEADPVTTFYIYSRLNGMDTMDYDTANSSSKAWGLRKKISKRAV; encoded by the coding sequence GTGCCTTCTGATGAGGATTTGAAAGCATTTGAGGAGGCTGAAAAGGAGCTTAAAAAGAGCTGGTTCAGGTTTTATCGTGAGGGGTTGATTCCTGATGGAGAGATGCCGAGAGACTACAGGTTTACGCTTTATTTGCCAAAGCATTATCAGCTTTTCAACCCAAGGCAGTTGCTTTTGATGGTAAAATTTGCTGAAAAGGCAAAAAGAATTGTTAATGAAATTGCTGAGAGAGATGAGGAGTATGCAAAGGCGATGGGTGTTTATCTCTCGGCAATTATTGCAAAGCATGTTGACAGAAACTGTAGAGGTACTACATGGGATTCTGGTTATGAAGTAATCTCCTCAATGTTTGGAAAAAGGAGACCTTCGATGATGTGGGATCATACTGAAGTTAATCCGTTCGTAAAATCCTCTGGCACCCTCATAAACAACATAAACGACGTTCTCAACGCCCTTAAATACTCCATCGAAAAACTCTCCTCCACACAAGCCACAATCGAAATCATAAACGAATCCACAGCCTCATGGAAACCTCAAAGAAAGTTCAAAATCATAGTCACCGATCCCCCCTACTACGATGATACCCCCTATGGCGAGGTTAGCGAGGTTTTCTACATCTGGCATAAACGAATTGTGGGGCATCTTTTCGAGAAGGAATCCAAATACTTCAGAAACGATAGGGTTGAAACATCCGAGGAACTCGATGTTGGGGGAAATAGAGATAAGGAGTTCTTCAACAACCTTTTCATAAAAACGATGCAGAACGTTCACGATTTACTTGATGATGATGGTATCCTTGTTCTCTTCTTTGCCCACAAAAGCCCTGAAGCGTGGTATTTCGTTCTCGAAGCTTTAAGACAGGCAGGCTTCAACATCACAGCAACGTTTCCCATCCACACAGAAAGCACGGAAAGCGTTGTTGCAAGGGGCAAGAAATCAATCTACCATAGCCTGATCATAACCGCAAGAAAGAGAAAGGAAGAAAAAACGGGGATCATAGAAGAAATACTCCCAGAAATCGAAGAAAAAATTTACCAGAGAGCTGATGAGCTGGAAAAATACGGTTTGAAAGGCTCTGATCTCCTTGTCGCTGCGATGGGAGTGGCTTTAGAAGTTCTCACATCCTACTCTGAAATAAAGAGCTATTCTGGGAAGATAACAGCGAAGAGTGCTATCGAAATAGCTCAAACAGTTATGGCCAGATACATAACAAGAAAAATGATTGGGGAGGAGGCGGATCCTGTAACCACCTTCTACATTTACTCCCGCCTGAACGGCATGGATACGATGGATTACGATACTGCCAATAGTTCATCAAAAGCTTGGGGCTTAAGGAAGAAGATCTCGAAAAGAGCGGTTTGA
- a CDS encoding helicase-related protein — translation MLYPLFRVAVDSYHLFTKYQYDPVSVLAASKINLLPYQLEDFLNLLDIADSGRPVRVLIAYETGLGKTILAGLFIKEMVIRNPNTRILIVTPPNVQYQWQDELKNKFGMHVPLLTEADKQGKDPLKQKWLIASMDTLKGENWLRRVEDHRWDIVVVDELHRATIKNRRAQLIQVLRDRTKHMLALTATPHDGKEDQFVFRLSLINRNVDEQNWKEFVKKYTFRRRKRDVLDLEGRKIFPQKVYPLTIEIEPDEEEKEFYWEVEKYVRSYYKLAEEENKRSIGLVATIVGRAVSSSINAGVQVLKNRYRRLFEGFAEELEDAEDILDELKQAEEEGDDEKLEKLRMKIIESVPVRKDLVEKEKEVLERLITLGEKLLERGRDKKTERLVQVVNEHMEKGNKVIIFTQFLATLDHLERTFKEIYGENSVVTVHGGLTHEEKKNRIAKLWDSAKILIATDAAGESLNLQAANVVIHYEIPWNPVVYIQRVGRVYRYGQEKDIYIQSMLPVFKIERRVLEVILQKVETIEKDFDIGSVEIIGTIISERDIENEIWRAYVEDRIEDAGEEVSKKFDKGKSVLQKIRLVLEKAEAAKKHVRAEKLLEDRGIVEIITEEDLRKYLFYFGEAKLGEGKFYDEFTFFEIKDVRIHPEKILTEIKPSKAEILDLKDVTTLSEKELKLDNPAIRKALYIGMCQRGEAIFSGNEEGYGEIRLLKLFDFYGEPIYEIPVVVFNGSIKPFRFLQTLEPVILSDEIEKELTADLESKEIEIRDSSYISEVKEEQRLYLKERVNKVLDALSIEEEYYKRFLSDEQAKKKLQEIQEMKKKEYRRSLRIHDRLSEPIAKFWVLKPEKLTEMLHKIAEKTDDGQLLKEIESSIEDFDPELWKRKREVELAGMKLVMSCEEKWGRFPKDVSADGRGYDIESFDPNSGEKRRIEVKSFKTSQLK, via the coding sequence ATGCTTTACCCGCTTTTCAGAGTGGCAGTAGATTCATACCATCTCTTCACAAAATACCAGTATGATCCTGTAAGCGTTCTTGCAGCCTCCAAAATTAATCTTCTCCCATACCAGCTTGAGGATTTTCTCAATCTGCTGGATATAGCCGATAGCGGAAGGCCTGTCAGGGTGCTTATAGCCTACGAAACTGGATTGGGTAAAACGATTCTCGCAGGGCTTTTCATAAAGGAAATGGTAATCAGAAATCCAAATACAAGAATACTGATCGTAACCCCTCCAAATGTTCAGTATCAGTGGCAGGATGAGCTGAAAAATAAATTTGGCATGCATGTTCCCCTGCTTACGGAAGCTGATAAACAGGGCAAGGATCCTCTAAAACAGAAGTGGCTCATAGCCTCAATGGATACGCTGAAGGGGGAGAACTGGCTCAGGAGAGTTGAAGATCACAGATGGGACATCGTTGTTGTTGATGAACTCCATAGAGCCACCATTAAAAACAGAAGAGCCCAGCTGATTCAGGTTCTGAGGGATAGAACCAAACACATGCTGGCTTTAACCGCAACTCCCCACGACGGGAAGGAGGATCAGTTCGTTTTTCGCCTCAGCCTGATTAACAGGAACGTTGATGAGCAAAACTGGAAGGAGTTCGTAAAGAAATACACCTTCAGGAGGAGAAAAAGGGACGTTCTCGATCTCGAAGGAAGGAAAATATTCCCGCAGAAAGTGTATCCTCTAACAATAGAGATAGAGCCAGATGAGGAGGAGAAGGAATTCTACTGGGAGGTTGAGAAATACGTAAGGAGCTACTACAAGCTGGCTGAGGAGGAGAATAAAAGATCAATAGGGCTTGTTGCGACCATTGTTGGCAGGGCTGTTTCTTCAAGCATAAACGCTGGAGTTCAGGTTCTCAAAAACAGGTACAGAAGGTTATTTGAGGGGTTTGCGGAGGAGCTCGAAGATGCTGAAGACATTCTCGACGAATTAAAGCAGGCTGAGGAAGAGGGCGATGATGAGAAACTTGAAAAGCTAAGAATGAAAATCATAGAATCCGTTCCTGTCAGGAAGGATCTCGTTGAAAAGGAGAAGGAAGTTCTTGAAAGGTTGATAACCCTCGGAGAGAAATTGCTTGAGAGAGGGAGGGATAAAAAAACCGAGAGGCTTGTTCAGGTTGTAAATGAGCATATGGAGAAGGGTAACAAAGTTATAATTTTTACACAGTTTCTGGCAACGCTCGATCACCTTGAGAGAACCTTCAAAGAGATTTATGGCGAGAATAGTGTTGTTACTGTACATGGCGGGCTAACGCATGAAGAGAAGAAAAACAGAATTGCCAAATTGTGGGATAGCGCAAAAATCCTGATTGCAACAGATGCTGCTGGAGAGAGCCTCAACCTGCAGGCTGCAAACGTAGTAATTCATTACGAAATCCCCTGGAATCCCGTTGTTTACATCCAGAGAGTGGGGAGGGTTTACAGATACGGGCAGGAAAAGGACATCTACATTCAGAGTATGCTTCCAGTTTTCAAGATTGAAAGGAGGGTTCTCGAAGTTATTCTCCAGAAGGTTGAAACCATTGAGAAGGATTTCGATATTGGCAGTGTTGAGATCATTGGCACGATAATATCCGAAAGGGACATTGAGAACGAAATCTGGAGGGCTTACGTTGAGGATAGAATTGAAGATGCTGGAGAAGAGGTTTCCAAGAAATTCGATAAGGGCAAATCGGTTCTCCAGAAAATAAGGCTGGTTCTTGAGAAGGCTGAGGCTGCGAAGAAACACGTTAGGGCTGAAAAGCTGCTTGAGGATAGGGGGATTGTTGAAATCATCACCGAAGAGGATCTCAGGAAGTATCTGTTCTACTTTGGTGAGGCAAAGTTGGGTGAGGGAAAGTTCTACGATGAGTTTACATTCTTTGAAATAAAGGATGTCAGAATCCATCCCGAAAAGATTCTTACCGAGATTAAACCGTCAAAGGCCGAAATTCTCGATCTAAAAGATGTAACCACCCTTAGCGAAAAGGAGCTGAAGCTTGACAACCCAGCGATAAGAAAGGCCCTTTATATAGGAATGTGCCAGAGGGGAGAGGCGATTTTTAGTGGTAATGAGGAGGGATATGGAGAGATCAGGCTGCTGAAACTCTTTGATTTCTACGGTGAGCCAATATACGAGATTCCAGTGGTGGTTTTCAACGGATCTATTAAGCCTTTCAGATTTCTGCAAACCCTTGAACCCGTTATACTCTCGGACGAGATTGAAAAGGAACTTACAGCTGATCTGGAGAGCAAAGAAATAGAAATTCGTGATTCATCTTATATTAGCGAAGTAAAGGAAGAACAGAGGCTGTATCTCAAGGAAAGAGTAAACAAAGTTCTCGATGCGCTTTCAATTGAGGAAGAGTACTACAAGAGGTTTCTATCAGACGAGCAGGCAAAGAAGAAGCTTCAGGAAATTCAGGAAATGAAGAAAAAAGAGTACAGGCGATCGTTGAGAATCCATGATAGGCTTTCTGAGCCCATTGCAAAATTCTGGGTGCTGAAACCAGAGAAACTAACTGAAATGCTCCACAAAATTGCAGAAAAAACTGATGATGGCCAACTGCTGAAGGAAATAGAGAGCTCAATCGAGGATTTTGATCCCGAATTATGGAAAAGGAAGCGAGAGGTTGAGCTTGCTGGCATGAAACTCGTGATGAGCTGTGAGGAGAAGTGGGGCAGATTTCCCAAGGATGTATCTGCAGACGGAAGAGGATACGATATTGAGAGTTTTGATCCAAATTCGGGAGAGAAGAGGAGAATAGAGGTGAAATCCTTCAAAACGAGCCAATTGAAGTAA
- a CDS encoding protein NO VEIN domain-containing protein produces the protein MEVTLTENEYKAAKFYGEKYYLYIVKRVFEAGCSEIEIIQDPANKLPFEIEWRPYYVWRYGNYI, from the coding sequence ATTGAAGTAACTTTAACAGAGAACGAGTACAAAGCTGCTAAATTCTACGGGGAAAAATACTACCTCTACATCGTAAAGAGGGTTTTTGAGGCTGGTTGCTCGGAAATAGAGATAATTCAAGATCCAGCAAACAAACTCCCCTTTGAAATCGAGTGGAGGCCTTACTACGTATGGCGTTACGGAAACTATATTTAA
- a CDS encoding DUF365 domain-containing protein produces MSKIVGVTYPIPKRFMDRFFKKGKDVFVKPATVWKELKPGMKFVFYQSHEDTGFVGEARIKRVVLSENPMQFFETFGDRVFLTKDELKEYMKSQERWGRRRESKKKKLWMAIELEDVKKYDKPIKPKRLVPVGGQYLRE; encoded by the coding sequence ATGTCCAAAATTGTGGGTGTAACCTATCCTATCCCCAAGCGATTCATGGACCGCTTTTTCAAGAAAGGAAAGGATGTTTTCGTAAAGCCAGCAACCGTCTGGAAGGAGCTAAAACCGGGAATGAAGTTCGTTTTCTATCAGTCACACGAAGATACTGGTTTTGTTGGTGAGGCAAGGATAAAGAGAGTTGTGCTGTCAGAAAACCCAATGCAGTTCTTTGAAACGTTTGGAGATCGAGTTTTTCTCACAAAGGATGAGCTTAAAGAGTACATGAAGTCGCAGGAAAGGTGGGGAAGAAGAAGAGAAAGCAAAAAGAAAAAGCTCTGGATGGCCATAGAGCTTGAAGACGTCAAGAAATACGATAAACCAATCAAGCCAAAGAGGCTCGTGCCAGTTGGAGGGCAGTATCTCAGAGAATGA
- a CDS encoding rhomboid family intramembrane serine protease gives MFVLIIGAGVISLTYRDFVFGALSVSFAVLIAPILMRKVEFDRKELIQLILLIALYIFFMIGIFPQQLVIGRNFVNILGHYLGFFAGYMIPWLLRRW, from the coding sequence TTGTTTGTTTTAATCATTGGTGCTGGTGTTATCTCTCTAACTTACAGGGATTTCGTTTTTGGGGCATTATCAGTATCATTTGCAGTATTGATTGCACCAATATTGATGAGAAAGGTTGAATTTGACAGAAAAGAGTTAATACAGTTAATATTGCTGATAGCTTTGTATATATTCTTTATGATTGGGATATTCCCACAGCAACTTGTTATTGGCAGGAATTTCGTAAACATTTTAGGCCACTACTTAGGATTCTTTGCAGGTTACATGATTCCATGGCTGTTGCGTAGATGGTGA